The following are encoded in a window of Arthrobacter woluwensis genomic DNA:
- the rlmN gene encoding 23S rRNA (adenine(2503)-C(2))-methyltransferase RlmN, producing MASSPRNPSSETPSNGKASARPARAGVVPAKIQGSAHGEAVAKVALTEDRPQVRPATEGWEQARTTEGRPLLQFASPRVKQPPQHLADMTLDERAAKLKELGLPAFRAKQLSTHYFQHWTTDPEEMSDLPKAGREELVEAMFPPLLTQVRRLRTDDGNTIKFLWRLFDGALVESVLMRYPGRITLCVSSQAGCGMNCPFCATGQAGLTRNMSTAEIVDQVVAANRAIAAGELGEKEHDDERVTNIVFMGMGEPLANYKRVMAAVHRFVDPSPQGLGMSARNITVSTVGLVPAIRKLADEDVPVTFALSLHAPDDELRDELIPVNNRWNVDEAIDAAYDYFRKTGRRVSIEYALIKDMNDHAWRAALLAKKLNRRGRGWVHVNPIPLNPTPGSIWTASEPEIQDLFVATLRDAGVPTTLRDTRGKEIDGACGQLAAAE from the coding sequence ATGGCTTCCTCACCCCGTAACCCCAGCTCTGAAACGCCCAGCAACGGCAAGGCTTCCGCGCGCCCGGCGCGTGCCGGCGTCGTGCCCGCCAAGATCCAGGGTTCGGCACACGGTGAAGCGGTCGCGAAGGTCGCTCTCACCGAGGACCGCCCGCAGGTCCGCCCCGCGACCGAAGGCTGGGAGCAGGCCCGCACCACGGAGGGCCGCCCGCTCCTGCAGTTCGCCTCGCCGCGCGTGAAGCAGCCGCCGCAGCACCTCGCGGACATGACGCTGGACGAGCGCGCCGCGAAGCTCAAGGAGCTCGGCCTGCCCGCGTTCCGCGCCAAGCAGCTCTCCACGCACTACTTCCAGCATTGGACCACGGACCCCGAGGAGATGAGCGATCTGCCCAAGGCCGGCCGTGAGGAACTGGTCGAGGCCATGTTCCCGCCGCTCCTGACGCAGGTCCGCCGTCTCCGCACGGATGACGGCAACACCATCAAGTTCCTCTGGCGGCTGTTCGACGGCGCGCTGGTCGAGTCCGTGCTCATGCGGTACCCCGGCCGCATCACGCTCTGCGTCTCCTCCCAGGCGGGTTGCGGCATGAACTGCCCGTTCTGCGCCACCGGCCAGGCCGGCCTGACCCGCAACATGTCCACGGCGGAGATCGTGGACCAGGTCGTGGCGGCGAACCGTGCCATCGCCGCGGGCGAGCTGGGCGAGAAGGAGCACGACGACGAGCGCGTCACCAACATCGTCTTCATGGGCATGGGTGAGCCGCTGGCCAACTACAAGCGCGTCATGGCCGCCGTGCACCGCTTCGTCGACCCGTCCCCGCAGGGCCTCGGCATGAGCGCCCGCAACATCACGGTGTCCACGGTCGGTCTGGTCCCGGCGATCCGCAAGCTCGCGGACGAGGACGTGCCCGTCACCTTCGCGCTGTCCCTGCACGCCCCGGATGACGAGCTCCGGGACGAACTGATCCCGGTCAACAACCGCTGGAACGTGGACGAGGCCATCGACGCCGCATACGACTACTTCCGCAAGACCGGCCGCCGCGTGAGCATCGAGTACGCGCTCATCAAGGACATGAACGACCACGCCTGGCGTGCCGCGCTCCTGGCCAAGAAGCTCAACCGGCGCGGCCGTGGCTGGGTCCACGTGAACCCGATCCCGCTGAATCCGACGCCCGGCTCGATCTGGACGGCCTCCGAGCCGGAGATCCAGGACCTCTTCGTCGCCACCCTGCGCGACGCCGGCGTGCCCACCACGCTGCGGGACACCCGCGGCAAGGAGATCGACGGCGCCTGCGGGCAGCTCGCCGCGGCGGAGTAA
- a CDS encoding FUSC family protein — protein MTRSGALDEAPGDGRAAGGRVRAVGSFFREMLFSIGPAGRDHHPAARVALGLFLPLLLLVLTGRLDLAIFANFSAFTGIYGRNEPHRMRVVTQTRAGLLMFGVLMAATLLARQSPGGVLDPWVSVAVTTGVAWACSVIAGLWHLRPAGSLFYIFAFAAVASVPHQPPLWEVALTSVLTIALCLGIGLLSRVRPSHRTPLNWKELRRVWRIRVAPAEQRMVWIESVGYIVAPAIAGCVATAVGQALGFGHNYWAMVASVVPLVGHSTRHRVTRGLQRVFGTVVGLAVLGAIVALRPEVWQMVVLIALCQFGVELLITRQYFLAQVLVTPLALLSTLLVAPVEPGALFHDRLIDTVIGSAVGLLVVIAPAVFRRAVASRRA, from the coding sequence GTGACTCGGAGCGGCGCACTGGACGAGGCGCCCGGCGACGGCCGGGCCGCCGGAGGGCGCGTACGGGCCGTGGGCTCGTTCTTCCGGGAGATGCTGTTCAGCATCGGGCCGGCGGGGCGTGATCATCACCCGGCCGCCCGCGTGGCGCTCGGGCTCTTCCTGCCGCTGCTCCTGCTGGTTCTGACGGGACGTCTGGACCTCGCGATCTTCGCCAACTTCTCCGCGTTCACGGGCATCTACGGCCGTAACGAGCCGCACCGGATGCGCGTGGTCACGCAGACGCGGGCCGGTCTCCTCATGTTCGGGGTGCTCATGGCCGCGACGCTCCTGGCCCGGCAGAGCCCCGGCGGGGTCCTCGACCCCTGGGTCAGCGTCGCCGTCACCACCGGCGTCGCATGGGCCTGTTCGGTGATCGCGGGGCTGTGGCATCTGCGGCCCGCGGGTTCCCTGTTCTACATCTTCGCCTTCGCCGCCGTCGCGTCCGTCCCGCATCAGCCGCCCCTCTGGGAGGTGGCGCTGACCTCGGTCCTGACCATCGCCCTGTGCCTCGGCATCGGCCTCCTGTCCCGGGTCAGGCCGTCCCACCGCACGCCGCTGAACTGGAAAGAGCTGCGGAGGGTCTGGCGGATCCGGGTGGCTCCCGCGGAACAGCGCATGGTGTGGATCGAGTCCGTGGGGTACATCGTGGCGCCGGCGATCGCGGGCTGTGTGGCGACGGCGGTCGGTCAAGCCCTCGGATTCGGGCACAACTACTGGGCCATGGTCGCGTCCGTGGTGCCGCTCGTGGGGCATTCCACCCGGCATCGCGTGACCCGCGGTCTTCAGCGGGTGTTCGGCACCGTGGTGGGTCTCGCCGTGCTCGGAGCCATCGTGGCGCTCCGGCCGGAGGTGTGGCAGATGGTGGTGCTCATCGCGCTGTGCCAGTTCGGCGTCGAGCTGCTGATCACCCGGCAGTACTTCCTGGCGCAAGTGCTCGTGACCCCGCTGGCTCTGCTGTCCACGCTCCTGGTCGCTCCGGTGGAGCCGGGCGCGCTGTTCCACGACCGGCTCATCGACACCGTGATCGGTTCGGCCGTGGGCCTGCTCGTGGTGATCGCGCCGGCGGTGTTCCGGCGGGCTGTGGCGTCCCGACGGGCCTGA
- a CDS encoding FBP domain-containing protein, with translation MQQPSAQKIRASFVNASRSEASKLNLPKDFDSLDWENLDYLGWRDPKMPLRGYLVLPSDDGKLTSVLLRAPEGGARKNRSVLCELCRAVHAKNDVFLWVARRAGQSGRDGNTVGTLICADFDCSANVRVEPPKNEINPDPAVVVQERIVGLKDRAQLFLDRVRGL, from the coding sequence ATGCAGCAACCCAGCGCCCAGAAGATCCGCGCCTCCTTCGTCAACGCCAGCCGCTCCGAGGCCTCCAAGCTCAACCTGCCCAAGGATTTCGACTCCCTGGACTGGGAGAACCTGGACTACCTCGGCTGGCGGGATCCCAAGATGCCCCTGCGCGGGTATCTCGTCCTGCCGTCCGACGACGGCAAGCTCACCTCCGTCCTGCTCCGGGCGCCGGAAGGCGGGGCCCGGAAGAACCGGTCCGTGCTCTGCGAACTCTGCCGGGCCGTTCACGCCAAGAACGACGTGTTCCTCTGGGTGGCCCGCCGCGCCGGCCAGTCCGGCCGTGACGGGAACACCGTCGGCACGTTGATCTGCGCCGACTTCGACTGCAGCGCCAACGTGCGCGTGGAGCCGCCGAAGAACGAGATCAACCCGGACCCCGCCGTCGTCGTGCAGGAACGCATCGTGGGCCTGAAGGACCGCGCCCAGCTGTTCCTGGACCGCGTCCGGGGCCTCTGA
- a CDS encoding ABC transporter substrate-binding protein: MSSDVNQPSRRTLLRTGAGLGAAALSAVVLAACATGPAGGTASNSAPAQSSSASFPVTIKHVYGETTIKAQPQRVATVAWVNDDVAIALGVVPVGVPKVEWGGNDKGSTPWKDAALEKLGASFGTAKAPAMYSEADGINFTELAKTNPDVILAAYSGLSKEDYEKLSKIAPVVAYPELAWGTPWETATTMIGKALGKETEANELVKNVEQQIKDKAAAHPAIAGKSFIYGNLEPAKGDGVNVYTANDNRPRFLSAIGMTLAPVVADKSKGSKEFFLPWSAEKANELASDVFVTWVPDAKTTDAIKKDPLLGQIPAIKKGAFVAFEDKTVTLATSAASPLSLPWALDTTLDQIAAAAEKAGK; this comes from the coding sequence ATGTCGTCCGACGTCAACCAGCCCAGCCGCCGCACCCTGCTCCGGACGGGAGCCGGCCTGGGCGCTGCCGCCCTGTCCGCCGTCGTCCTGGCGGCCTGCGCCACGGGCCCGGCCGGCGGCACCGCCTCGAACAGCGCACCGGCGCAGTCGAGTTCCGCCTCCTTCCCCGTGACCATCAAGCACGTGTACGGCGAGACCACCATCAAGGCGCAGCCGCAGCGCGTCGCCACCGTGGCCTGGGTCAACGACGACGTCGCCATCGCCCTCGGCGTGGTCCCGGTCGGCGTTCCCAAGGTCGAGTGGGGTGGCAATGACAAGGGCTCCACCCCGTGGAAGGACGCCGCCCTGGAGAAGCTCGGCGCCTCCTTCGGCACCGCCAAGGCCCCCGCCATGTACTCCGAGGCCGACGGCATCAACTTCACCGAGCTGGCCAAGACCAACCCGGACGTCATCCTGGCCGCCTACTCGGGCCTGAGCAAGGAGGACTATGAGAAGCTCTCCAAGATCGCACCCGTCGTCGCCTACCCGGAACTCGCCTGGGGCACCCCGTGGGAGACCGCCACCACGATGATCGGCAAGGCCCTCGGCAAGGAGACCGAGGCCAACGAACTGGTCAAGAACGTCGAGCAGCAGATCAAGGACAAGGCCGCCGCCCACCCGGCGATCGCCGGCAAGTCCTTCATCTACGGCAACCTGGAGCCCGCCAAGGGTGATGGCGTGAACGTCTACACCGCCAACGACAACCGCCCGCGCTTCCTCTCCGCCATCGGCATGACCCTGGCGCCCGTCGTCGCGGACAAGAGCAAGGGCAGCAAGGAGTTCTTCCTGCCGTGGTCGGCGGAGAAGGCCAACGAGCTCGCCAGCGACGTCTTCGTCACCTGGGTGCCGGACGCCAAGACCACCGACGCCATCAAGAAGGACCCGCTGCTCGGCCAGATCCCGGCCATCAAGAAGGGCGCCTTCGTCGCGTTCGAGGACAAGACCGTCACCCTCGCCACCTCCGCGGCCTCCCCGCTGAGCCTCCCGTGGGCCCTGGACACCACGCTGGACCAGATCGCGGCCGCGGCCGAGAAGGCCGGCAAGTAA
- a CDS encoding FecCD family ABC transporter permease has protein sequence MSLTQARPSSGPDTGDDAVRRLKSPSSPGKTTTGEGRDARRRGLLLLTLAVLLGLACLASLAVGARAVPFPEVLDALGHAFAPAADPGNGDQAVVLSRLPRTVLAVVAGAALGLAGVLMQGVTRNPLADPGILGVNAGAACAVVFGIQFLGLASVGAYLWVALIGAAVAMVLVYVLATFAGRAQGGSGSGPTPLSLALAGAALSAGLYSLMSMALVTRQDTLDRFRFWQLGSVAAREWAAVLPALPFLAVGAVLALGMARPLNGLAMGDDAARALGQRVGLTRAVAGVSVVLLAGGATAVAGPIGFVGLVVPHALRRFTGPDHRWLLGTTLLAAPALVLVADILGRVVVLPGEIPAGVLTAMVGAPVFVLLLRRGKGVGV, from the coding sequence GTGTCCCTCACCCAGGCACGGCCCTCCTCGGGGCCCGACACCGGAGATGACGCCGTGCGGCGCCTGAAGTCTCCGTCGTCCCCGGGGAAGACCACCACGGGGGAAGGCCGCGACGCGCGACGCCGCGGCCTCCTCCTGCTGACCCTCGCCGTCCTGCTGGGGCTGGCCTGCCTGGCCTCCCTGGCGGTCGGCGCGAGGGCCGTGCCGTTCCCCGAGGTCCTGGACGCGCTCGGCCACGCGTTCGCCCCGGCCGCGGACCCCGGCAACGGCGACCAGGCCGTCGTGCTGTCGCGCCTGCCGCGCACCGTGCTGGCCGTCGTCGCGGGTGCGGCCCTCGGCCTCGCAGGCGTCCTCATGCAGGGCGTGACCCGCAACCCCCTGGCCGACCCCGGCATCCTCGGCGTCAACGCCGGCGCCGCGTGCGCCGTGGTGTTCGGCATCCAGTTCCTGGGCCTCGCCAGCGTGGGCGCGTACCTCTGGGTCGCCTTGATCGGTGCGGCCGTGGCCATGGTCCTCGTGTACGTCCTGGCGACGTTCGCCGGACGCGCCCAGGGCGGCAGCGGCTCCGGCCCGACCCCGCTGTCCCTCGCCCTTGCCGGCGCCGCCCTCTCGGCCGGGCTGTACTCCCTCATGAGCATGGCCCTCGTGACCCGGCAGGACACCCTGGACCGTTTCCGTTTCTGGCAGCTCGGCAGTGTGGCCGCGCGCGAATGGGCCGCCGTCCTCCCCGCTCTTCCCTTCCTGGCCGTCGGCGCCGTCCTGGCGCTCGGCATGGCCCGCCCGCTCAACGGCCTCGCCATGGGCGATGACGCGGCCCGCGCCCTGGGCCAGCGTGTCGGCCTGACCCGCGCGGTGGCCGGCGTCTCCGTGGTGCTGCTGGCCGGTGGGGCCACGGCCGTCGCGGGGCCGATCGGCTTCGTCGGGCTGGTCGTCCCGCACGCCCTGCGCCGCTTCACGGGCCCGGATCACCGCTGGCTCCTCGGGACGACGCTCCTGGCCGCCCCGGCCCTGGTGCTCGTGGCGGACATCCTGGGCCGCGTGGTCGTGCTGCCGGGCGAGATCCCGGCCGGTGTGCTGACCGCGATGGTCGGGGCCCCCGTCTTCGTCCTGCTCCTCCGACGCGGCAAGGGGGTGGGCGTATGA
- a CDS encoding FecCD family ABC transporter permease, with translation MSPALTDPRVPGSTAPASGHPREGGAEAPAAVVRSPREARRRVRPLTVVLAVLVPLLVLGYVLLGSYTVTFPDLVTIVVSNLRGEPGIPGASFIVLENKIPRAVLGALAGLAFGLSGATFQTMLRNPLASPDVIGVSSGASASAVAAIVLFGASGVAVSVAALVGALAVALLIYSLSRGGLGGGNAGLRLILAGIGVGAALQAVVQFLMARTDIRTAADALLWVSGSLNPASGERITVLALALVVLVPALLWLSRPLRVLELGDDAAAGLGVNVPRARLGLLLVAVALAAFGTAAAGPLAFVAFLSLPLARQLDPRAGLPTAALSGAAIVVIADFAGANLAPLLLGGSVLPVGLVTGALGAPFLLWLLVAPAGRAQRADRTTRKAAA, from the coding sequence ATGAGCCCGGCTCTCACGGACCCCCGGGTCCCCGGTTCCACCGCTCCGGCGAGCGGTCACCCGCGGGAGGGCGGCGCGGAGGCGCCGGCCGCCGTCGTGCGCTCGCCGCGTGAAGCCCGCCGCCGTGTGCGGCCGCTGACCGTGGTCCTCGCGGTCCTGGTGCCGCTGCTGGTGCTCGGGTACGTCCTGCTCGGCAGCTACACCGTGACGTTCCCGGACCTGGTGACGATCGTGGTGAGCAATCTCCGCGGCGAACCCGGCATCCCCGGGGCGAGTTTCATCGTGCTGGAGAACAAGATCCCGCGCGCCGTCCTCGGCGCTCTGGCGGGCCTCGCGTTCGGCCTGTCCGGCGCGACCTTCCAGACCATGCTCCGCAATCCGCTCGCGAGCCCCGATGTGATCGGCGTGAGCTCCGGCGCGAGCGCGAGTGCCGTCGCCGCGATCGTGCTGTTCGGCGCGTCCGGGGTCGCCGTCTCCGTGGCCGCGCTGGTGGGCGCGCTCGCCGTGGCGCTGCTGATCTACTCGCTTTCGCGGGGCGGCCTGGGCGGCGGCAATGCGGGTCTCCGCCTCATCCTGGCCGGCATCGGGGTGGGTGCGGCTCTTCAGGCCGTGGTGCAGTTCCTCATGGCGCGCACCGACATCCGCACCGCCGCCGACGCCCTCCTCTGGGTCTCCGGGTCGCTGAACCCGGCGTCGGGGGAGCGCATCACGGTGCTGGCGCTCGCCCTCGTGGTGCTGGTCCCGGCCCTCCTCTGGCTGTCCCGGCCGCTGCGGGTGCTGGAGCTGGGCGACGACGCCGCCGCGGGCCTGGGCGTGAACGTCCCCCGCGCGCGGCTCGGGCTGCTGCTGGTCGCCGTCGCGCTCGCGGCGTTCGGCACCGCCGCGGCCGGTCCGCTGGCGTTCGTGGCCTTCCTGTCCCTGCCGCTCGCCCGGCAGCTCGACCCCCGGGCGGGACTCCCGACCGCGGCCCTGAGCGGCGCGGCGATCGTGGTGATCGCGGACTTCGCCGGCGCCAATCTGGCGCCTCTCCTGCTGGGCGGCTCCGTGCTCCCGGTGGGCCTCGTCACGGGCGCTCTCGGCGCCCCCTTCCTCCTCTGGCTTCTGGTGGCCCCTGCCGGGCGCGCCCAGCGGGCGGACCGTACGACACGAAAGGCGGCGGCATGA
- a CDS encoding ABC transporter ATP-binding protein has translation MSRLNAQNITLQYQDRAIVEDLSLTLPEGRITMIVGANACGKSTLLRGLSRLLKPAQGVVTLDGKDIHTRAARDLARELGLLPQHPLAPDAITVRELVGRGRYPHQGFFRSASADDDAAVHQALEVTGTLELAERPVSELSGGQRQRVWIAMALAQETDVLLLDEPTTYLDLAHQVEVLDVVTELNQRRGTTVAIVLHDLNLAARYAHYVVAMKEGRIVAQGPSQEVFTQDLVSEVFGLESQVLLDPVSGTPLIVPIGRHHSTRREEAHA, from the coding sequence ATGAGCCGGCTCAACGCCCAGAACATCACGCTCCAGTACCAGGACCGGGCGATCGTGGAGGACCTCTCCCTCACCCTGCCCGAGGGCCGGATCACCATGATCGTGGGGGCCAACGCCTGCGGGAAGTCCACACTGCTGCGCGGGCTGTCCCGCCTGCTGAAGCCCGCGCAGGGCGTGGTGACCCTGGACGGCAAGGACATCCACACGCGCGCGGCCCGTGATCTGGCCCGCGAACTCGGCCTCCTGCCGCAGCATCCGCTGGCGCCCGACGCGATCACGGTCCGGGAGCTCGTAGGCCGTGGCCGTTACCCGCACCAGGGCTTCTTCCGGAGCGCCAGCGCGGACGACGACGCCGCCGTCCACCAGGCGCTCGAGGTCACCGGCACGCTGGAGCTGGCCGAGCGCCCCGTGAGCGAGCTGTCCGGCGGCCAGCGCCAGCGGGTCTGGATCGCGATGGCCCTGGCCCAGGAGACCGACGTGCTCCTGCTCGACGAGCCCACCACCTACCTCGACCTGGCCCACCAGGTGGAGGTCCTGGACGTGGTCACGGAGCTGAATCAGCGCCGGGGGACCACGGTGGCCATCGTGCTGCACGACCTCAATCTGGCCGCGCGCTACGCTCACTACGTGGTGGCCATGAAGGAAGGGCGGATCGTGGCACAGGGTCCGTCCCAGGAAGTCTTCACCCAGGACCTGGTGTCCGAGGTGTTCGGCCTGGAATCCCAGGTCCTGCTCGACCCTGTCTCCGGGACGCCGTTGATCGTCCCCATCGGCAGGCACCACAGCACCCGACGCGAGGAGGCCCACGCATGA
- a CDS encoding siderophore-interacting protein, producing the protein MSGTSVTAGTAAVEPMAIAFAVQVTAVQDLGANFRRITFGGYSLRQFGVHGELLDARIKVIIPPRTADGWAELPEFDAHDEGWYQQWLALPEDERGSMRTYSVRQARLDAAYPEIDVDFVLHGVHGEGDAGPAATWAAQATAGDRLTIIGPNNRAAHCITAQTYGGIEWRPGLAQRVLLAGDETAVPAICAILETLPAYMSGHAFLEVPEAGDFQDVRTAADVEITWLARGASLGRSRPHGEVLQEAVRRAVPLPGHARLGAETGAAVAGAEPADVNIDAEILWDTPQLLDPSEVEATRVPGAPAGALPFYAWVAGEAGVVKEIRRYLVRDAGIDRKQVAFMGYWRHGRVLD; encoded by the coding sequence ATGAGTGGAACGTCCGTGACGGCAGGCACCGCCGCCGTCGAACCCATGGCCATCGCTTTCGCCGTTCAGGTGACCGCGGTGCAGGATCTGGGGGCCAATTTCCGCCGGATCACGTTCGGCGGGTACAGCCTGCGCCAGTTCGGCGTGCACGGTGAGCTGCTGGATGCCCGCATCAAGGTGATCATCCCGCCGCGGACCGCCGACGGCTGGGCCGAACTGCCCGAGTTCGACGCGCATGATGAAGGCTGGTATCAGCAGTGGCTCGCGCTCCCGGAGGATGAGCGCGGCTCCATGCGCACCTACTCCGTCCGGCAGGCACGCCTCGACGCGGCCTACCCGGAGATCGATGTGGACTTCGTGCTGCACGGCGTGCACGGCGAGGGCGACGCCGGCCCCGCCGCGACCTGGGCCGCCCAGGCGACGGCAGGCGACCGACTGACGATCATCGGGCCGAACAACCGGGCCGCGCACTGCATCACCGCGCAGACTTACGGCGGCATCGAATGGCGCCCGGGCCTGGCTCAGCGCGTGCTCCTGGCCGGCGACGAGACCGCGGTCCCCGCCATCTGCGCCATCCTGGAGACCCTGCCGGCGTACATGAGCGGCCACGCCTTCCTCGAGGTCCCGGAAGCGGGCGACTTCCAGGACGTGCGCACCGCGGCCGACGTCGAGATCACGTGGCTGGCCCGCGGCGCCTCGTTGGGCCGTTCCCGTCCCCACGGTGAGGTGCTGCAGGAGGCCGTGCGCCGTGCCGTGCCCCTTCCCGGCCACGCCCGGCTCGGGGCCGAGACCGGCGCCGCCGTGGCGGGAGCCGAGCCCGCGGACGTCAACATCGACGCCGAGATCCTCTGGGACACCCCGCAGCTGCTGGATCCGTCCGAGGTGGAGGCGACTCGTGTGCCGGGCGCCCCGGCGGGTGCTCTGCCGTTCTACGCGTGGGTGGCCGGGGAGGCCGGTGTGGTCAAGGAGATCCGCCGCTACCTGGTGCGCGACGCCGGCATCGACCGTAAGCAGGTGGCCTTCATGGGTTACTGGCGCCACGGCCGCGTGCTGGACTGA
- a CDS encoding SGNH/GDSL hydrolase family protein — translation MAEQNGVRRYLALGDSFTEGVGDRHPLMPNGVRGWADRVAERLAKAEPGWEYANLAIRSKRLRHIIDEQLEPALAMKPTLMSLYAGGNDILDVGTDMDRLMEEYRGLVASLASTGAKLILFTGYDVKVSALLEPLKKRNTFYNERVREIAAEHDAVLVDYWCFDAYSDPRMWDTDRLHMSKAGHKYLAARVLEQLGVPHRIKEKDWEPPTPRGFREWEAAQRRWVHDWVLPLFGRKLRGVTLGDTLEPRWPEPVKVPRKGGLRKLAERRLLDAAENGGRP, via the coding sequence GTGGCCGAGCAGAACGGGGTGCGACGGTACCTCGCCCTGGGGGACTCCTTCACCGAGGGCGTGGGGGACCGCCATCCCCTGATGCCCAACGGGGTGCGGGGCTGGGCGGACCGGGTCGCGGAGCGCCTGGCGAAGGCGGAGCCGGGGTGGGAGTACGCCAATCTGGCGATCCGCAGCAAGCGCCTCCGCCACATCATCGACGAGCAGCTCGAGCCCGCGCTCGCCATGAAGCCCACGCTCATGTCGCTCTATGCGGGCGGCAACGACATCCTCGACGTCGGCACCGACATGGACCGTCTCATGGAGGAGTACCGGGGGCTCGTGGCGTCCCTGGCGTCCACGGGCGCGAAACTCATCCTCTTCACGGGCTACGACGTCAAAGTCTCCGCCCTCCTGGAGCCCCTCAAGAAGCGCAACACCTTCTACAACGAACGCGTCCGGGAGATCGCCGCCGAGCACGATGCGGTCCTCGTCGACTACTGGTGCTTCGACGCCTACAGCGACCCGCGCATGTGGGACACGGACCGGCTGCACATGTCCAAGGCCGGCCACAAGTACCTGGCCGCCCGCGTCCTGGAGCAGCTCGGCGTCCCGCACCGTATCAAGGAGAAGGACTGGGAACCGCCCACACCGCGCGGCTTCCGGGAGTGGGAGGCCGCTCAGCGCCGCTGGGTGCATGACTGGGTGCTGCCGCTGTTCGGGCGGAAGCTGCGCGGGGTGACCCTGGGGGACACCCTCGAACCGCGCTGGCCGGAACCCGTGAAGGTCCCCCGGAAGGGCGGCCTGCGGAAACTCGCGGAACGCCGCCTGCTGGACGCCGCAGAGAACGGGGGGCGCCCATGA
- a CDS encoding YciI family protein, which produces MIVVSLSYKVPLDVVEFHIPAHLEWLDECYSRGLFVASGRKSPRTGGILLSTAGLDEVRAAVERDPFNINGVAEFDIEEFVPNRVAEGYEALLPPETD; this is translated from the coding sequence ATGATCGTGGTGTCCCTCAGCTATAAAGTCCCGCTCGACGTGGTGGAGTTCCACATCCCGGCCCACCTCGAGTGGCTGGACGAGTGCTACTCACGCGGGCTGTTCGTGGCGTCCGGCCGCAAATCGCCCCGCACCGGCGGCATCCTGCTGTCCACGGCGGGCCTGGACGAGGTCCGCGCCGCCGTGGAACGCGACCCCTTCAACATCAACGGCGTGGCCGAGTTCGACATCGAGGAGTTCGTGCCCAACCGGGTCGCCGAAGGGTACGAGGCGCTCCTCCCGCCGGAAACCGACTAG
- the aztD gene encoding zinc metallochaperone AztD, translating into MIRTLLKHAPAHPRPDSRRAKPWFALTAPAAVVGLLLTGCGTPAPAAEPSPTGTAPASATPREAAGPTPRLVLSHDGGLTVLDAKTLKPVGGAELDGFLRLNPAGDGRHVLVSTGDAFRVFDAGAWAEPHGDHSHHYTTAPRLTDHAFAADHAGHVVRHAGRTVLFSDGSGKVESFDPKTLTEALKTGLPATSVYTTPHPHHGVAVELSDGKLLVTRGDEKTRSGISVLGPAPKGGSSQNRPELLKNDDCPGVHGEAVAAQEAVVVGCQDGMLIYRDGKITKVDSPDSYGRLGNQAGSEKSPVILGDYKVDRDATLERPTRVSLVDTRTATLRLVELGTSYSFRSLGRGPAGEALVLGTDGGLRVIDPATGKISATIPVVGAWTESETWQDPRPTLHVRGGTAYVTEPGKRTLHTVDLGTRKVTGSTRLEHVPNEVTSIDG; encoded by the coding sequence ATGATCCGCACCCTCCTGAAACACGCCCCTGCCCACCCCCGCCCGGACTCGCGCCGCGCCAAGCCGTGGTTCGCACTCACCGCGCCGGCCGCCGTCGTCGGGCTGCTGCTCACCGGCTGCGGCACCCCGGCGCCCGCCGCTGAGCCCTCCCCGACAGGCACCGCGCCCGCGAGCGCGACACCGCGCGAGGCGGCCGGGCCGACCCCGCGGCTCGTCCTGAGCCACGACGGCGGCCTCACGGTCCTCGACGCGAAGACGCTCAAGCCTGTGGGCGGCGCCGAACTCGACGGCTTCCTCCGTCTCAACCCCGCCGGGGACGGCCGCCACGTGCTCGTCTCGACCGGGGACGCCTTCCGGGTGTTCGACGCCGGGGCCTGGGCGGAGCCCCACGGCGACCACTCGCACCACTACACGACCGCCCCGCGCCTGACCGACCACGCGTTCGCCGCCGACCACGCCGGGCACGTCGTGCGGCACGCCGGACGGACGGTCCTGTTCAGCGACGGCTCCGGCAAGGTCGAGTCCTTCGACCCGAAGACCCTCACGGAAGCGCTGAAGACCGGCCTGCCCGCCACGTCCGTCTACACCACCCCGCACCCGCATCACGGCGTGGCGGTCGAGCTGTCCGACGGGAAGCTCCTGGTGACCCGCGGCGACGAGAAGACTCGCAGCGGCATCTCCGTGCTCGGGCCCGCTCCGAAGGGCGGCAGCAGCCAGAACCGCCCCGAACTGCTGAAGAACGACGACTGCCCCGGCGTGCATGGCGAAGCCGTCGCAGCGCAGGAGGCCGTGGTGGTCGGCTGCCAGGACGGCATGCTGATCTACCGGGACGGCAAGATCACCAAGGTCGACAGCCCGGACTCCTACGGCCGCCTGGGAAACCAGGCCGGATCGGAGAAGTCTCCAGTGATCCTCGGCGATTACAAGGTGGACCGTGACGCGACCCTCGAACGCCCCACCCGCGTCTCCCTCGTGGACACCAGGACGGCCACCCTGCGGCTGGTCGAGCTGGGGACCAGCTACTCGTTCCGTTCCCTCGGCCGCGGACCCGCCGGTGAAGCGCTCGTGCTCGGCACCGACGGCGGCCTGCGCGTGATCGACCCGGCGACCGGGAAGATCTCCGCGACGATCCCCGTGGTCGGCGCCTGGACCGAATCGGAGACCTGGCAGGACCCCCGCCCGACGCTCCACGTCCGCGGCGGCACCGCCTACGTGACCGAGCCCGGAAAGCGCACCCTGCACACCGTGGACCTCGGCACCCGCAAGGTCACCGGGAGCACCCGGCTGGAGCACGTCCCCAACGAGGTGACCAGCATCGACGGCTGA